A window from Oceanithermus desulfurans encodes these proteins:
- the ruvC gene encoding crossover junction endodeoxyribonuclease RuvC → MVVLGIDPGISNLGLGVVEGDGAQARFLHAELVRTRHGDPAAARVAAIYEAVRAAIADHRPEALAVEAQFFYRQNELAYKVGWAMGAVFLAAGQAGLEVFQYGPMEVKRALVGTGRADKRQVAFMVRALLGLKQTPASSHAADALAVALTHLAHLRTGTTPRV, encoded by the coding sequence GTGGTCGTCCTGGGCATCGATCCCGGCATCAGCAACCTGGGCCTGGGCGTCGTCGAGGGCGACGGGGCCCAGGCCCGCTTCCTGCACGCCGAGCTGGTGCGCACCCGCCACGGAGACCCGGCGGCGGCGCGGGTGGCCGCGATCTACGAGGCGGTGCGCGCCGCCATCGCCGACCACCGCCCCGAGGCGCTGGCGGTGGAGGCACAGTTCTTCTACCGCCAGAACGAGCTGGCCTACAAGGTGGGCTGGGCCATGGGCGCGGTCTTCCTGGCCGCGGGGCAGGCGGGGCTCGAGGTCTTCCAGTACGGGCCCATGGAGGTCAAACGCGCCCTCGTGGGCACCGGACGCGCCGACAAGCGCCAGGTTGCCTTCATGGTGCGGGCGCTGCTCGGTCTCAAGCAGACGCCCGCGAGCAGCCACGCCGCCGACGCCCTGGCCGTGGCCCTCACCCACCTGGCCCACCTGCGCACCGGGACCACCCCCCGGGTCTAG
- a CDS encoding ABC transporter permease yields MNKPNRWTRLLPTLGPGTVWLLVFTLVPTLLIFYTSFLQRDPHGWLSGPLTLENYRRFFGLGPDGIDPLYLEILGRSLLLGLVTTVATVVIGYPFAFFIAGSPRKNLLLLLVVLPFWTNFLIRVYAWIVIFQRKGVLNALLGHFGLDPLLLYPSWTAVYVGTIYTYLPFLILPLYASVEKIDWTLLEAAHDLGAGRLRGFWHAVFPQTLPGLIAGVLLVFIPAVGTFVISDLLGAGKAILVGNVIQQQFGASRDWAFGSAAAFVLMAVVLTGLWLYARWAGERSMEELV; encoded by the coding sequence ATGAATAAGCCGAACCGCTGGACGCGCCTCCTGCCCACCCTGGGGCCGGGCACGGTCTGGTTGCTCGTCTTCACCCTGGTGCCGACGCTGCTGATCTTCTACACCTCGTTCTTGCAGCGAGATCCCCACGGCTGGCTCAGCGGGCCGCTGACCCTCGAGAACTACCGTCGCTTCTTCGGCCTCGGGCCGGACGGCATCGACCCGCTCTACCTGGAGATCCTGGGGCGCAGCCTGCTCCTGGGCTTGGTGACCACCGTGGCCACGGTGGTGATCGGCTACCCCTTCGCCTTCTTCATCGCCGGCAGTCCCCGGAAGAACCTGCTGCTGTTGCTGGTGGTGCTGCCCTTTTGGACCAACTTCCTCATCCGCGTCTACGCCTGGATCGTGATCTTCCAGCGCAAAGGGGTGCTCAACGCGCTGCTCGGACACTTCGGCCTCGACCCGCTGCTGCTCTACCCCAGCTGGACCGCGGTCTACGTGGGGACGATCTACACCTACCTGCCCTTCCTGATCCTGCCGCTCTACGCCTCGGTGGAGAAGATCGACTGGACCTTGCTCGAAGCGGCCCACGACCTGGGGGCCGGCAGGCTCCGGGGCTTCTGGCACGCCGTCTTTCCCCAGACGCTGCCCGGTCTGATCGCGGGTGTCCTGCTCGTCTTCATCCCCGCGGTCGGCACCTTCGTCATCTCCGACCTGCTCGGCGCGGGCAAGGCGATCCTCGTGGGCAACGTAATCCAGCAGCAGTTCGGGGCCTCGCGCGACTGGGCCTTCGGCTCGGCCGCGGCCTTCGTGCTGATGGCCGTGGTGCTCACGGGGCTCTGGCTCTACGCCCGCTGGGCGGGGGAGCGCAGCATGGAGGAGCTGGTATGA
- the tdh gene encoding L-threonine 3-dehydrogenase, with translation MKALVKETPAPGLTLREVDVREPGPGEILVKIRAASICGTDLHIWRWDHWAAGRLRPPVITGHEFTGVVEAVGPGVTTPRVGDHVSLESHVVCHTCYQCRTGKGHICQNTRILGVDIDGGFAEYATVPAENAWVNPHDLPWEIAAVLEPFGNAVHTVYAGVGVEGRTVLVTGAGPIGLMAIAVARASGATLVVATDLQPYRLDFARRMGADRVVNVREEDPVEIVRELTGGQGVEVLLEFSGNEKAIHQGLQALMPGGEARILGIPSDPIRFDLAGELVMRGITAVGIAGRRLYETWYQGSGLIYSGRVDLEPLITHRFAMADYREAFELLERGEGVKAVLYPEG, from the coding sequence ATGAAAGCCCTCGTCAAGGAAACCCCCGCGCCCGGCCTGACGCTCCGCGAGGTGGACGTGCGCGAGCCCGGACCGGGCGAGATCCTGGTCAAGATCCGCGCGGCATCGATCTGCGGCACCGACCTGCACATCTGGCGCTGGGACCACTGGGCCGCGGGCCGACTACGGCCGCCGGTGATCACCGGGCACGAGTTCACCGGCGTGGTCGAGGCCGTGGGTCCCGGGGTCACCACCCCGCGGGTGGGCGACCACGTAAGCCTGGAGAGCCACGTCGTCTGCCACACCTGCTACCAGTGCCGCACCGGCAAGGGGCACATCTGCCAGAACACCCGCATCCTCGGCGTGGACATCGACGGCGGCTTCGCCGAGTACGCCACCGTGCCCGCCGAGAACGCCTGGGTCAACCCGCACGACCTGCCCTGGGAGATCGCCGCGGTGCTCGAGCCCTTCGGCAACGCGGTCCACACCGTCTACGCGGGCGTGGGGGTCGAGGGCCGCACCGTTCTGGTCACCGGCGCGGGCCCCATCGGCCTGATGGCCATCGCGGTGGCGCGCGCCAGCGGGGCCACCCTGGTGGTGGCCACCGACCTGCAGCCCTACCGCCTCGACTTCGCCCGGCGCATGGGCGCCGACCGGGTGGTGAACGTGCGCGAGGAAGACCCGGTGGAGATCGTGCGCGAGCTTACCGGCGGCCAGGGGGTGGAGGTGCTGCTCGAGTTCTCCGGCAACGAGAAGGCCATCCACCAGGGGCTGCAGGCGCTGATGCCCGGGGGCGAGGCGCGGATCCTGGGCATTCCCTCCGATCCGATCCGCTTCGACCTGGCGGGCGAGCTGGTCATGCGCGGCATCACCGCCGTGGGCATCGCCGGCCGCCGGCTCTACGAGACCTGGTACCAGGGCAGCGGCCTGATCTACAGCGGGCGGGTCGACCTCGAGCCGCTGATCACGCACCGCTTCGCGATGGCGGACTACCGCGAGGCCTTCGAGCTGCTCGAGCGCGGCGAGGGCGTGAAGGCCGTCCTCTACCCGGAAGGCTGA
- a CDS encoding molybdopterin-dependent oxidoreductase, translating into MKLDRRRFLKLSAASVGAVAFGSRAAALRAPWAVPRKWYAGEVRTVFSYCENCFWKCGIAVKVEGGRVRKIDGQKQNPKSRGRLCPRGQAGVAQLYDPDRLKRPLIRIEGSRRGEGKYREASWEEALDYVAERMLKIKERYGPEAVAWFGHGSGDSWFVEYLPAAWGSPNAAKPAVSICTAPRETASQWTFGRPVGGHEPVDWTESRYIVLIGHHIGEDTHNTQLQDFAEALRRGAKLVVVDPRFSTAASKAHRWLPIKPGTDLALLLAWIHVLIKEDLYDRDYVQKYTVGFEELAVHSNKHTPEWAEKITEIPAETIRAVAREMAAAKPRAVLPPGRHTVWYGDDTQRMRAVYILNALLGNYGVPGGFYLAKPPYLEKYPHPPFPLEPAAGGCSGSSGGAEEVPEGFKPRADKGKFFAKTTAIQELIEPMLSGEPYPIRGLVCYGTNLFHSIPNVPRTKKALEKLDLYVAIDVLPQEHVMWADVILPECTYLERYDDLAAIAHKTPFIELRQPAVEPLWDTKPGWWIARELGLRLGLEKYFPWKDIEEYLDTRLQLIGSSLEELKQKGTLIQKGRPYLKDWERRHRNPFKTPSGKIELYSQTFAEHGLDPLPDYTPPMPVPEGFYRLLYGRTPVHSFAKTQNNWVLMELKAENEVWIHREEGRKLGLRHGEYVWLENDAGVREGPVRVRLTERIRHDCVYLVHGFGHKGRGLRLAYGRGASDNALQTRYVLDPISGGAALRNNFVKVVKGAARPRLKRIGQLARERRL; encoded by the coding sequence ATGAAGCTCGATCGTAGGCGTTTCCTCAAACTCAGCGCCGCCAGCGTGGGCGCCGTGGCGTTCGGCAGCCGCGCCGCAGCGCTGCGCGCCCCCTGGGCGGTGCCGCGAAAGTGGTACGCGGGCGAGGTGCGGACCGTTTTCTCCTACTGCGAGAACTGCTTCTGGAAGTGCGGCATCGCCGTCAAGGTGGAGGGTGGCCGGGTGCGCAAGATCGACGGCCAGAAACAAAACCCCAAGTCGCGCGGCCGCCTCTGCCCGCGCGGCCAGGCGGGCGTGGCCCAGCTCTACGACCCCGACCGCCTCAAGCGTCCGCTCATCCGCATCGAAGGCAGCAGGCGCGGCGAGGGCAAGTACCGCGAGGCCAGCTGGGAAGAGGCCCTCGACTACGTCGCCGAGCGGATGCTGAAGATCAAGGAGCGCTACGGCCCCGAGGCCGTCGCCTGGTTCGGCCACGGCAGCGGCGACAGCTGGTTCGTGGAGTACCTGCCCGCCGCCTGGGGCAGCCCCAACGCCGCCAAGCCGGCGGTGAGCATCTGCACCGCCCCGCGCGAGACCGCCAGCCAGTGGACCTTCGGTCGCCCCGTCGGCGGCCACGAGCCGGTGGACTGGACCGAGAGCCGTTACATCGTGCTCATCGGCCACCACATCGGCGAGGACACCCACAACACCCAGCTCCAGGACTTCGCCGAAGCCCTGAGGCGCGGGGCGAAGCTGGTGGTGGTGGACCCGCGCTTCTCCACCGCCGCCTCCAAGGCCCACCGCTGGCTGCCCATCAAGCCCGGCACCGACCTGGCGCTCCTGCTCGCCTGGATCCACGTCCTCATCAAAGAAGACCTCTACGACCGCGACTACGTGCAGAAGTACACTGTCGGCTTCGAGGAACTGGCCGTCCACAGCAACAAGCACACCCCCGAGTGGGCCGAAAAGATCACCGAGATTCCGGCGGAGACGATCCGCGCCGTCGCCCGCGAGATGGCCGCCGCCAAGCCGCGGGCGGTGCTGCCGCCGGGGCGCCACACCGTCTGGTACGGCGACGACACCCAGCGGATGCGCGCGGTCTACATCCTCAACGCGCTGCTGGGCAACTACGGCGTGCCCGGGGGCTTCTACCTGGCCAAGCCCCCCTACCTGGAGAAGTACCCGCACCCGCCCTTCCCGCTCGAGCCCGCCGCCGGCGGCTGCAGCGGCTCGTCGGGGGGCGCCGAGGAGGTGCCCGAGGGCTTCAAGCCGCGGGCCGACAAGGGCAAGTTCTTCGCCAAGACGACGGCCATCCAGGAACTGATCGAGCCGATGCTCAGCGGCGAGCCCTACCCCATCCGCGGCCTCGTCTGCTACGGCACCAACCTCTTCCACTCCATCCCCAACGTTCCGCGAACCAAGAAGGCCCTCGAGAAGCTGGACCTCTACGTCGCCATCGACGTGCTTCCCCAGGAGCACGTGATGTGGGCCGACGTGATCCTGCCGGAGTGCACCTACCTGGAGCGCTACGACGACCTCGCGGCCATCGCCCACAAGACTCCCTTCATCGAGCTGCGCCAGCCGGCGGTCGAGCCCTTGTGGGACACCAAGCCGGGCTGGTGGATCGCCCGCGAGCTGGGGCTGCGGTTGGGACTGGAGAAATACTTCCCGTGGAAGGACATCGAGGAATACCTGGACACCCGCCTCCAGCTCATCGGCTCGAGCCTCGAGGAGCTGAAGCAAAAGGGCACCCTGATTCAAAAGGGCCGGCCCTACCTGAAGGACTGGGAGCGCCGCCACCGCAACCCCTTCAAGACCCCGTCCGGAAAGATCGAGCTCTACTCCCAGACCTTCGCCGAACACGGCCTCGACCCGCTGCCCGACTACACTCCGCCGATGCCGGTGCCCGAAGGCTTCTACCGCCTCCTATACGGCCGCACGCCGGTGCACAGCTTCGCCAAGACCCAGAACAACTGGGTGCTCATGGAGCTGAAGGCCGAAAACGAGGTCTGGATCCACCGCGAGGAGGGCCGGAAGCTGGGCCTCCGCCACGGTGAGTACGTCTGGCTCGAGAACGACGCCGGGGTGCGCGAGGGCCCGGTTCGGGTGCGGCTCACCGAACGCATCCGCCATGACTGCGTCTACCTGGTCCACGGCTTCGGGCACAAGGGGCGCGGCCTGCGCCTCGCCTACGGCCGCGGCGCCTCGGACAACGCGCTGCAGACCCGCTACGTCCTCGACCCCATCTCGGGAGGCGCGGCCCTGCGCAACAACTTCGTCAAGGTCGTGAAGGGCGCGGCGCGGCCGCGGCTCAAGCGGATCGGGCAGCTCGCCCGTGAAAGGAGGCTCTAG
- a CDS encoding YebC/PmpR family DNA-binding transcriptional regulator, giving the protein MAGHSKWAQIKRKKAANDAKRGKLITKHMRAIAAAARSGGGPDPAGNVQLRNAIEAAKRDDVPADNIERLLAKLRGEGEGATQYEEIVYEGYAPGGVALLVFALTDNRNRTAGEVRHVFSKHGGSLGASGAVAWQFERKGLIVLPDTGEAAQEAAIEAGALDLEESDGVLEVYTDPTEVYAVARALEEAGFKPDAVEITMIPQNTTALPEEEAQKVLRMIEALEDLDDVQNVYSNLDLEGVVA; this is encoded by the coding sequence ATGGCTGGACATAGCAAGTGGGCCCAGATCAAACGCAAGAAGGCGGCCAACGACGCCAAGCGCGGCAAGCTGATCACCAAGCACATGCGCGCCATCGCCGCGGCGGCGCGCTCGGGCGGCGGCCCCGACCCCGCCGGCAACGTGCAGCTGCGTAACGCCATCGAGGCCGCCAAGCGCGACGACGTGCCCGCCGACAACATCGAGCGGTTGCTCGCCAAGCTGCGCGGCGAGGGCGAAGGGGCCACCCAGTACGAAGAGATCGTCTACGAGGGCTACGCCCCCGGCGGCGTCGCCCTGCTCGTCTTCGCGCTCACCGACAACCGCAACCGCACCGCCGGCGAGGTGCGCCACGTCTTCAGCAAGCACGGCGGCTCGCTCGGCGCCAGCGGCGCGGTGGCCTGGCAGTTCGAGCGCAAGGGCCTGATCGTGCTGCCCGACACCGGCGAGGCGGCCCAGGAGGCCGCCATCGAGGCGGGCGCTTTGGATCTCGAGGAGTCGGACGGGGTGCTCGAGGTCTACACCGATCCCACCGAGGTCTACGCGGTGGCGCGCGCCCTCGAGGAGGCCGGTTTCAAGCCCGATGCGGTCGAGATCACGATGATCCCACAGAACACCACGGCGCTGCCCGAAGAGGAGGCGCAGAAGGTGCTGCGCATGATCGAAGCCCTGGAAGACCTGGACGACGTGCAGAACGTCTACTCGAACCTGGACCTGGAAGGTGTCGTGGCCTGA
- a CDS encoding rhodanese-like domain-containing protein encodes MKRAVWIGIIGLISLGVFAQTQVVNTQAAQVVMQVIKEVSTQGWGFITPDKAADFIDEVNPFILDVRTPKEWDETGVIPGAVTIPLTELDQHLSELPPLNKPILVYCKAGARGQYALTYLKVLGYKNVKNLKGGITAWINAGFEVAKK; translated from the coding sequence ATGAAGAGAGCGGTATGGATCGGCATCATCGGCTTGATCTCGCTGGGCGTCTTCGCGCAGACCCAGGTGGTCAACACCCAGGCCGCCCAGGTGGTCATGCAGGTCATCAAGGAGGTCAGCACCCAGGGCTGGGGCTTCATCACCCCGGACAAGGCGGCCGACTTCATCGACGAGGTAAACCCCTTCATCCTCGACGTGCGCACGCCCAAGGAATGGGACGAGACCGGCGTGATCCCGGGCGCGGTCACGATTCCGCTGACCGAGCTCGACCAGCACCTGAGCGAACTGCCCCCGCTCAACAAACCCATCCTGGTCTACTGCAAGGCGGGGGCGCGCGGGCAGTACGCGCTGACCTACCTGAAGGTGCTGGGCTACAAGAACGTCAAGAACCTCAAGGGCGGCATCACCGCCTGGATCAACGCGGGCTTCGAGGTCGCCAAGAAGTAA
- a CDS encoding ComF family protein codes for MKFEAVLGARCPVCGGELDAPGLCRRCRSELHPRRWQNLVYLGGYRQWRGAVRALKFKGGRRLVAPLADALAAGVREAGWSLDAVTAVPTTWWRALVRGYNPAELLGRRIAERLGLPFVRAVARRYTPSQTRRRRDERARMKAGTFFLQRELDHRRWLLVDDVWTTGATFRAVERALRAGGAEAVYGAVIAARQDGDW; via the coding sequence GTGAAGTTCGAGGCCGTCCTCGGGGCCCGCTGCCCCGTATGCGGTGGCGAGCTCGACGCCCCCGGGCTGTGCCGGCGCTGCCGCTCCGAGCTGCACCCGCGGCGCTGGCAGAACCTCGTCTATCTGGGGGGCTACCGCCAGTGGCGCGGGGCGGTGCGGGCGCTGAAGTTCAAGGGCGGGCGGCGGCTGGTCGCTCCCCTGGCCGACGCCCTCGCCGCAGGGGTGCGCGAGGCCGGCTGGTCGCTCGACGCCGTTACCGCGGTCCCCACGACCTGGTGGCGGGCGCTGGTGCGCGGGTACAACCCCGCCGAGCTGCTGGGGCGGCGCATCGCCGAGCGGCTCGGGCTGCCCTTCGTGCGCGCGGTGGCGCGCCGCTACACCCCCAGCCAGACACGCCGGCGCCGCGACGAGCGCGCCCGCATGAAGGCCGGCACCTTCTTCCTGCAGCGCGAGCTCGACCACCGCCGCTGGTTGCTCGTCGACGACGTCTGGACCACCGGCGCCACCTTCCGGGCGGTGGAACGGGCGTTGCGCGCCGGCGGGGCGGAGGCGGTCTACGGCGCGGTGATCGCCGCGCGCCAGGACGGGGACTGGTAA
- a CDS encoding 4Fe-4S dicluster domain-containing protein, giving the protein MARYAMLIDLAACVGCAACAAACVLENEVPPGHNRLWIRQRELGTFPDLTVEYRPEQCLHCEHPPCVPVCPTGASHQTKDGLVLVHAERCIACAACIAACPYDARFMNPAGYADKCTFCEHRVARGEDPACVETCPTGCRVFGDLDDPESPLHAWIAAAERVDVLRPEMGTAPKLLYLNTPSKRGLARQESEVES; this is encoded by the coding sequence ATGGCCCGCTATGCGATGCTCATCGACCTCGCGGCCTGCGTGGGCTGCGCCGCCTGCGCCGCCGCCTGCGTCCTGGAAAACGAGGTGCCGCCGGGACACAACCGCTTGTGGATCCGCCAGCGTGAACTCGGCACCTTTCCCGACCTGACCGTGGAGTACCGCCCCGAGCAGTGCCTCCACTGCGAACATCCGCCCTGCGTGCCCGTCTGCCCCACCGGGGCCAGCCACCAGACGAAGGACGGCCTGGTGCTGGTGCACGCTGAGCGCTGCATCGCCTGCGCCGCCTGCATCGCCGCCTGCCCCTACGACGCCCGCTTCATGAACCCGGCGGGGTACGCGGACAAGTGCACCTTCTGCGAACACCGCGTCGCCCGGGGCGAAGACCCCGCCTGCGTGGAAACCTGCCCCACCGGTTGCCGCGTCTTCGGCGACCTGGACGACCCCGAAAGCCCGCTCCACGCCTGGATCGCAGCCGCCGAGCGGGTGGACGTGCTCAGGCCGGAGATGGGCACCGCGCCCAAGCTGCTCTACCTGAACACCCCCTCGAAGCGGGGGCTCGCCCGGCAAGAAAGCGAGGTGGAGTCATGA
- a CDS encoding ABC transporter permease, which yields MTGRRWLTLHGVLVLLFLYLPIAVIVVLSFNESKYGVGWHGFTLKWYRQLLEHTRIHPYVWNSLIVATVSTFVSTVLGTLLALGLARYRFPWRGGLLFLLYIPVVIPDVVMGVSLLLFFAWVQQAAGALHLGLTTVILGHVSFQIAYVTLVVKSRLAGLDPSLDEAAADLGAAGWTRFWKVTFPLIAPGIAAAALLAFTLSLDDFVITFFTAGPGATTLPIYIFSSVKRGVTPEIHALSTLMILVTTLALIAVQRVQARR from the coding sequence ATGACCGGCCGCCGCTGGCTGACGCTGCACGGCGTCCTGGTGCTACTCTTCCTCTACCTGCCGATCGCCGTCATCGTCGTGCTCTCGTTCAACGAGAGCAAGTACGGCGTCGGCTGGCACGGCTTCACCCTGAAGTGGTACCGGCAGCTGCTCGAGCACACCCGCATCCACCCCTACGTCTGGAACAGCCTGATCGTCGCCACGGTCTCGACCTTCGTCTCCACGGTGCTGGGCACGCTGCTCGCCCTGGGGCTCGCCCGCTACCGCTTCCCCTGGCGCGGCGGCCTGCTCTTTTTGCTCTACATCCCCGTCGTCATCCCCGACGTGGTCATGGGCGTCTCGCTGCTGCTCTTCTTCGCCTGGGTGCAACAAGCCGCAGGTGCCCTGCACCTGGGGCTGACCACGGTCATCCTCGGCCACGTCAGCTTCCAGATCGCCTACGTGACCCTCGTCGTCAAGAGCCGGCTCGCGGGCCTCGACCCCAGCCTGGACGAGGCCGCCGCCGACCTGGGTGCGGCCGGATGGACCCGCTTCTGGAAGGTCACCTTCCCACTGATCGCTCCCGGCATCGCGGCGGCGGCACTGCTGGCCTTCACCCTCAGCCTCGACGACTTCGTGATCACCTTCTTCACCGCGGGGCCCGGGGCGACGACGCTGCCGATCTACATCTTTTCCAGCGTCAAGCGCGGGGTCACGCCCGAAATCCACGCGCTCTCGACGCTCATGATCTTGGTCACCACGCTGGCCCTGATCGCGGTCCAGCGGGTACAGGCAAGGAGGTGA
- a CDS encoding DUF4258 domain-containing protein, with protein MPKIRRLHTLLEHIEAGRYRLGPHVARHMLQEGFLERDVLTALRWGRELAVYPEDARMLVLGYMVFGGRVKLPLHVVLEYAKPRWVDIVTTFIPERPHRVYSRARLAALLRFDGGREAVEWAGAGENRPPREAAG; from the coding sequence ATGCCCAAAATCCGCAGGCTGCACACCTTGCTCGAGCACATCGAGGCCGGCCGCTACCGTCTGGGCCCCCACGTCGCCCGGCACATGCTCCAGGAAGGCTTCCTCGAGCGCGACGTGCTCACGGCGCTGCGCTGGGGGCGCGAGCTCGCCGTCTATCCCGAGGACGCGCGCATGCTGGTGCTGGGGTACATGGTCTTCGGAGGCCGCGTCAAGCTGCCGCTGCACGTGGTGCTCGAGTACGCCAAGCCCCGCTGGGTCGACATCGTCACCACCTTCATCCCCGAGCGCCCGCACCGGGTCTACTCGCGCGCCCGGCTGGCCGCGCTGCTGCGCTTCGACGGCGGCCGGGAGGCCGTCGAGTGGGCGGGCGCAGGCGAAAACCGCCCGCCGCGCGAAGCGGCGGGCTAG
- a CDS encoding polyamine ABC transporter substrate-binding protein: MKRLIAGLGTLLLLVGMAKGELRIFNWSDYIPEEVLVEFEKRYDVRIIYDTFEAPEAMMAKLQAGGAREYDLVVPPDYYVAEMARAGLIQPLDHGRIPNLKNLYPEFQNPDYDPGNRYSVPYQWGTTGIAYRASEVEGAVDSWGVFFDPAQYQGPFLLLDEMRETIGAALKYLGYSLNDTDPAHLEEAKQLLIDAKRRGLGFAGSVEGRSRLLAGDAVVVHNYSGDIFQIQEEDDDILYVIPKEGGTIWMDAVAMPAGAPHPDLAYAFLNFILEPEIAAAISNYNYYASPVQAAEPYLDPELLSDPAVYPPPEVRAKLEFIRDAGAALPLFDRIWTEVKAR, encoded by the coding sequence ATGAAAAGGCTCATCGCAGGACTGGGAACGTTGCTGTTGCTCGTGGGTATGGCCAAGGGGGAGCTGAGGATCTTCAACTGGTCCGACTACATCCCCGAAGAGGTGCTGGTCGAGTTCGAGAAGCGCTACGACGTACGGATCATCTACGACACCTTCGAAGCGCCCGAGGCCATGATGGCCAAGCTGCAGGCCGGCGGGGCCCGCGAGTACGACCTCGTCGTTCCCCCCGACTACTACGTGGCCGAGATGGCGCGCGCGGGGCTGATCCAGCCGCTCGACCACGGCCGCATCCCCAACCTGAAGAACCTGTATCCCGAGTTCCAGAACCCCGATTACGACCCGGGCAACCGCTACTCGGTCCCCTACCAGTGGGGCACGACGGGCATCGCCTACCGCGCCAGCGAGGTGGAGGGCGCTGTCGACTCCTGGGGGGTCTTTTTCGACCCCGCGCAGTACCAGGGCCCCTTCCTGCTGCTCGACGAGATGCGCGAGACGATCGGGGCGGCGCTCAAGTACCTGGGTTACTCGCTCAACGACACCGACCCCGCCCATCTGGAGGAGGCCAAGCAGCTGCTCATCGACGCCAAGCGCCGCGGCCTGGGCTTCGCCGGCAGCGTGGAGGGCCGCAGCCGGCTGCTGGCGGGGGACGCCGTCGTGGTGCACAACTACTCCGGCGACATCTTCCAGATCCAGGAGGAGGACGACGACATCCTCTACGTCATCCCCAAGGAAGGGGGCACGATCTGGATGGACGCGGTGGCCATGCCCGCGGGAGCTCCCCATCCGGACCTCGCCTACGCCTTCTTGAACTTCATCCTGGAACCCGAGATCGCCGCGGCCATCTCGAACTACAACTACTACGCCTCGCCGGTGCAGGCGGCGGAGCCCTACCTCGACCCCGAGCTGCTCAGCGACCCCGCCGTCTACCCCCCGCCCGAGGTGCGCGCCAAGCTCGAGTTCATCCGCGACGCCGGGGCGGCGCTCCCCCTCTTCGACCGGATCTGGACCGAGGTGAAGGCCCGGTAG
- a CDS encoding ABC transporter ATP-binding protein, giving the protein MEQRKLFKGKRTRTPGGETIVRLSGVRKRFDRHTTALDGVDLEVRAGEFFSLLGPSGCGKTTLLRILAGFEEPDRGRVEIAGSSMQGVPPYRRPVNLVFQNYALFPHMNVFDNIAFGLRMKRLPDAEVRARVGWALELVDIAELERRRPHELSGGQKQRVALARALVNEPEVLLLDEPLGALDYKLRKQLQVELMNLQEELGLTFIYVTHDQEEALVMSDRIAVMRAGRVEQLGLPEALYERPASRFVAQFLGTSNLIPAHAVDRRQVETPLGPLRVAEELEAGRRYTLSIRPEKVRLSRRAQPGPNRIEARVDDIIYTGAENQYLLDAGGFELVAYTLNSDIQEPGYEEFDYDERIAVHLPEENLVVIHE; this is encoded by the coding sequence TTGGAGCAGCGGAAACTCTTTAAAGGCAAACGCACGCGCACCCCGGGTGGCGAAACCATCGTCCGTCTTTCCGGGGTGCGCAAACGTTTCGACCGCCACACCACCGCGCTCGACGGTGTGGACCTCGAGGTCCGCGCCGGCGAGTTCTTCAGCCTCCTGGGACCCTCGGGCTGCGGCAAGACGACGCTGCTGCGCATCCTTGCGGGGTTCGAAGAACCCGACCGGGGCCGCGTCGAGATCGCCGGGAGCAGCATGCAGGGCGTCCCCCCGTACCGCCGGCCGGTCAACCTGGTCTTCCAGAACTACGCCCTCTTCCCGCACATGAACGTCTTCGACAACATCGCCTTCGGCCTGCGCATGAAACGGCTTCCCGACGCCGAGGTGCGCGCGCGGGTGGGCTGGGCGCTGGAGCTGGTCGACATCGCCGAGCTCGAGCGCCGCCGGCCCCACGAGCTCTCCGGCGGTCAGAAGCAGCGGGTCGCGCTCGCGCGCGCCCTGGTCAACGAACCCGAGGTGCTGCTCCTCGACGAACCCCTGGGTGCGCTCGACTACAAGCTGCGCAAGCAGCTGCAGGTCGAGCTGATGAACCTGCAGGAGGAGCTGGGGCTCACCTTCATCTACGTCACCCACGACCAGGAAGAGGCGCTGGTGATGTCGGACCGCATCGCGGTGATGCGCGCCGGCCGCGTCGAGCAGCTCGGTCTGCCGGAGGCGCTGTACGAGCGCCCGGCCAGCCGTTTCGTCGCCCAGTTCCTGGGAACCTCCAACCTCATCCCCGCCCACGCGGTGGACCGGCGCCAGGTGGAGACCCCGCTGGGGCCGCTACGCGTCGCCGAGGAGCTGGAGGCGGGGCGGCGGTACACCCTCTCGATCCGCCCGGAGAAGGTGCGGCTCAGCCGCCGTGCCCAACCGGGGCCGAACCGCATCGAGGCGCGCGTCGACGACATCATCTACACAGGCGCCGAGAACCAGTACCTGCTTGACGCCGGAGGCTTCGAGCTGGTCGCCTACACCCTCAACTCGGACATCCAGGAACCCGGTTACGAAGAGTTCGACTACGACGAGCGCATCGCCGTCCACCTGCCCGAGGAGAACCTGGTCGTCATCCATGAATAA